The Haloplanus sp. CK5-1 genome segment GCCACCGATCTCGACCGTCCGCTCGCCGACGGCCTCGAAGTCCTCGTTCTCGTAGAAGTCGGTGCCGGCCTCGTTGTCCGCCAGGACGCGGCCCTCGATCCGGCCGACGCCGTGTTCGAGGAGTCGCCGTTCGAGCGCCGACAGCAGTCGGTTCCCGAGGCCGCTCCCCCGGCTGTCGGGTTCGACGTGGAGCCAGTCGATCTCGCCGACCACGTCGCGACGGTCGACGACGTAACACTGGGCGAAGCCGACGACGTCGTCGCCGTCGGTCGCGACGAGGAACTCGGAGTCCGTATCGTCGAGGTCGTCGGCGAGGGTCGCCTCGTCGTACCACCGTTCGACGGCCTGTCCGATGATGTCGTCCTCCAGAACGTGTCCGTACGATGCGGCGAGGGAGTGGTGGGCGACCGTCCTGATCCCCTCGATGTCCGCCGTCGTAGCCTCGCGGATATCCATACGAGGCACGTGGGCGACGCCGAGTCTTAAATGGTTGCCGTCCGACGCGACGTGTCGACACGTTTTCTACGCTCGCAGTCCTACCCCCGATATGGACGAGCAACCGGGGTTGAGCGATCAGTATCGGCGGGCAAGTCCGTGGCCGCTGTTCGTCGCGCTGGGGATTCCCATCGCCGAACTCGGAATCCTGTTCGACGTGTTCGCCGTCGCCGTCGCCGGACTGCTCCTGTTCTGTGGGAGCGTGACCGGGATGCTCCGCGAGTCGGGGTACGCAAAGACGCCGTGGCGGCCCCTCGGCGCGTTCGCGCTCCTGTTGTTCGCCGTCGGCGGGGTCCTCGCGTTCACCGACCTGAACCTCGTGACCCGAGGGTACGCCATCATCACGGCCGGGGGGTTCCTGGCCGCCGCCGGCATCGGGGGCGAACTGTTCGTCCCCAAAGGAGAGCCGATCTGACGGCACTCGCACCGACTGCGTGGCGATGAAAACCTATTTGTTCGGGGTGTACCATGGGTCGACTATGGCGACGAAAGTGTTCGACCGGGAGATGTTCCTCGATCTGATAGTGAATTTCATCCCGCTGTTCCTCCTCTTTTTCTTCATCGTCGGGTACACCGTGTACAACCCGTTCGGCGTCGATACGACCTTCAGGACCCTCCAGTACGCCCTGATCGTGATGCCGTTCGTCCTACTGGCTCTGCTCACCTACCTGTCGGCGAAAGCTATCGGGTCGAGCGAAAGCGAGTCGCCGGCGTATCTCCCCGGTGGATCGACCGTCGACGGTGCCGAACCGATCGAAGACCACGAGGAGTAATCCCGGCGACCCGACCGCCGCCCGACGGCGGGATGCCCCGGCCGGAGCGGCCCACGTCGGACCCGAATATTTCTTAACCCTGGGTTCCTGAGCAACGCCCATGCAGATCACCGGACAGTTAGCGTTGACGGTGGTCATGGGGCTCTTCCTCGTGATCATCGCCGCGTGGCTCGCGCAGATCGAAGACTGGCGGTCGTACACGCCGCTCGGGAGTGGTGGCGCGACCGGCGAGTCGGGGTACGTCTCGAAGGAGAAACCCGCCGGAATCAGCCGCTGGCTGACGACGGTCGACCACAAGGATATCGGACTGTTGTACGGGGCCTACGGCGTCATCGCCTTCGTCGTCGGTGGATTGATGATCATGCTGATGCGGATCGAACTGCTCGATCCGGGGATGACGCTCCTGTCGAACTCGTTCTACAACTCCCTGTTGACGAGTCACGGCATCACCATGCTGTTCCTGTTCGGGACGCCCATCATCGCGGCGTTCGCGAACTACCTCGTTCCGCTCCTCATCGGCGCGGACGACATGGCCTTCCCCCGCATCAACGCCATCGCCTTCTGGCTGCTTCCACCCGGCGCGTTGCTCATCTGGGCCGGCTTCTTCCCCCTCGGCGACATCGTCCCCGCCCAGACGGCGTGGACGCTCTACACGCCGCTGTCGGCGGGCGTCGGCGCCGGGAGTCAGGCCAACGCCGGCGTCGACCTGATGATCCTCGGCCTCCACCTCACCG includes the following:
- a CDS encoding DUF7541 family protein, with product MDEQPGLSDQYRRASPWPLFVALGIPIAELGILFDVFAVAVAGLLLFCGSVTGMLRESGYAKTPWRPLGAFALLLFAVGGVLAFTDLNLVTRGYAIITAGGFLAAAGIGGELFVPKGEPI
- a CDS encoding DUF6684 family protein, with protein sequence MATKVFDREMFLDLIVNFIPLFLLFFFIVGYTVYNPFGVDTTFRTLQYALIVMPFVLLALLTYLSAKAIGSSESESPAYLPGGSTVDGAEPIEDHEE
- a CDS encoding GNAT family N-acetyltransferase; translation: MDIREATTADIEGIRTVAHHSLAASYGHVLEDDIIGQAVERWYDEATLADDLDDTDSEFLVATDGDDVVGFAQCYVVDRRDVVGEIDWLHVEPDSRGSGLGNRLLSALERRLLEHGVGRIEGRVLADNEAGTDFYENEDFEAVGERTVEIGGEPFVERLYSKFPDAGGRQVLTEAATLPDGRQVYAALDESLRGSDGPFYTVYLDRGRDERYGYLCGNCDSFAVSMDTMGRVVCNDCENRRKPTRWDASYL